A region of the Columba livia isolate bColLiv1 breed racing homer chromosome 23, bColLiv1.pat.W.v2, whole genome shotgun sequence genome:
TTGAATTTTCAGGACCTGTGTGCATTCCCAGCAGCGGGTCTTGTCACCCGTCTGCATGGTCTGCTGGGTCAGCATGAAATGGACATTTTGGGCCCATGATTCTCCTGATTTAATCATCTGTGAACTCACCATGTAACCCCGTGAACCATCTAACAGGCAATGACCACCTGATTGTAGAAACAGATCTCTACAAAGAAACAGGTTAATGTAAAGTGCAattaatactaataaaaatcCTTGTATGAGGTTCTATTGCAGTCCAAGTGCAGTTCATcacatttctgcagttttagGGATAAAGTAGTGATCTTGTCTATCAGGTACTCCTGGGTAACTCAGACATTCCTGAGTGTCACCAGTAACAGGACTGGGTAGGGAATATCACATTTGTGATGGATCCATTCAGGTGGTCTCTGGGGTGCTGTCACCGTTATTGGCTTTCACGGCTTTTGTCCCAGACATTTCCAAAGcgttttgcatttccttgtggATAACATCTTGTTGGAATAgtttatgtattttcttgagCACGCTAAGCCATTTTACCATTTATTTGGTGGATAACAATCTTTTGCCTAATTCTACTCAGGTAATATCCATTTACACTTCACGTGCCAATGCTGTCAGTTGTGTTAACTAGACCTGACTCATTCCAACAGACAAACTTCCGTAAATCAACTGCTTCACTTCACTGGCGTTGAACTTGGTTCCAAGCAGCTTCATGTCATTGACTCTGCTCTCTTTGAAAGGTCACGGGAACGAAGGGAAGGTGCAAACTCTACAAAATACGGACATTGCACCCACCCTAAAAATGGACGAGGCGGAAAATCTCAGGAACTACAGGCTGGTCGATGAAACTTTACATTTTGAGTtcctgttgttattgttttaatggaaaacaaagcttACAGGAGAGAAAGAATTGCACAAGAGCAACACCTTTGACAGATGCTCACCAGAACTGTTAAACAATGCCATCTCCATTTTCTTTAGGAACCCCCCACcaactttatattaaaaaaatcagttggcAAAAATTTGCAGTTGATCATTTGCTTAGTAATTATACTCAAACCTTTGCAATTTAGATTGTTTTGAGTGAAAACTAAAAGCATTGGTGTCAGCTTTCCATCTCCCACTGTCTCTTTGTGTGAGCAGAGTAATTGGTGCAGTGAAGAAcgtcttgttttggttttcgtTTGCCTGTTTGTTTCAATGCAATTTCTTGTGGCCGAGTGCTTTGGCTCCTTGTGTTTCTACCTGGGGCTTATCCAGGAGAATCCATCAGAGTGCACCAGCCTCTCCAGAGGGAGAACAGACACGACAAGCAAACTGAGGAAACTAAACGGTGTCGGGTTTGTAGTGACAAATCCAATAGATCTGAGGGTGTCTCAGTTGTGAGTCGTCTTCTCTGGGTGATGCGTCCACACTCTGGTGCTTCAGCTGGTGACAGCGGGAGCTGCATTAGAACACAGAGTTACTGCTCTGCAtgttttcctggttttccttccaaaggaagctgtgctgcacaTGGCATTGGTATTTATCCTCACATATGATTGacagtgtatatatatgtatatggtATTTCACTATGTCTGGAGGCAATTTTGTGACCAGATAGGTCCAACGACATTGAATATGGCATTGCATGCCTgtctagaaaataaaatctgcattcTCAGTACGTATGGCAGACACATCTACATAGGTGTCTGTTTCTGGGTTTCTTAAACACGGACCAGTTCTTGCATCTTTACTGTTTAAATGTGGAAACTGAaggagactttttaaaaaagaaaaaaaaacattctccGAATGTccctttttattcaaaataaaactacagAATTCCCAAACATTTCAGTAAATACAGTTTCTGCTTAGTCTTTTCTTCCTAATGCATTTTAGCAGAAGAACACTCATTCTGTACTAGGCATGACGTGTTTTCTGTCATGGTCTTTATTCCCCAGATCTCATGCCAGACTGTTTCACCTACATGTAATTATACATAGAAATTAGCCTCTGGGGGTAATTATTGGAGATCATTGGAGATAAcaaccttcctcttccctttcatttctttgaTTGGCAGACGACTTTATCAGCTCAGTGCTTATGGTACAAGGGAAGCTTTCCCAGCAAAGACAGCGAGTCCTTGGAAGGAAAACCTCTCAGGTGGGTCAGAGAAGATCCATCTGATCCACTGCTCGTTCCTGCAGTTTAAAGGCCACACGCACGGCTGGAAATCCTGAACTGGTAAGTCAGTCTTCATGTTTTCTTACAGTAACAGATGAATAGATCAAGAAATCATAGATCAGTTACAGTGTAAATGATTGCGCTGAATCCTTCAACAAGCAATTCTTCTTGATTATCCCATCCAATACATTTTCATCATGTAAACTGCCAGATGTATAGTGAGGGAATACACTTGTAAGTCAAGAATAATGGCAAAACACATCcagtttttcagttaaattctCTGTCCTGCTCGCCATTTCCTGgattcttctgtttcatgtttAGAGACAGAAACTGCCAAAGCTTTGTTCCTGGATTCCAGTCGGATTTGTCACCCCCTCACTAATAAAAAGACCACACGTGTtcaggggaggaaaggaaatagcTGAAGAGTATATTACTGTTCTGGATAGATTAATGCCTCTTTTGTACAACATGTTTTTCTCTCATGCATACACAAGCATGCATATATTAACGAGCTGTAAAATCTAAGAGATTGAAAGAAGCGTGTTTATGTGTTCATTATTTGCTCTCATTGCCCttaaaagcaggaagaagaaaccTCACCTTCTCCACCTTAAATCACTTATGGTATGGACAACTACTTAAAGGTTAGTAAAGGATCACTAAAATGTCCATGAGGAGAAATTGGGATTTCTAGAGCACAAATAAGAGATGTGTTTTGCAAGGAGATAGATCCATATACAGTATTACAGTCTAGACTACAAATGCTCAGTCGATGTCTCAAGCAGATATCCACTGAGTATAAAAGGAATCTAGAGCAAAACAGTCAATGGGAACATGCAAGGTCTGCTCTAAGTTACTGGCTGGACAGCTGTCTAAATCAGAGCTGAGAGCAAACTAAAACAAGAAAGAACTCTTCTTCTCTGTCCAAGACAGGTGTTTAGTACAAGCCAGAGGAACCACCCACTGCAGGATCTGGTCTTTAGATTCAGTTCAAAGCTCTTGCTTAAACATAAATTCCTAAAATCTGTAACTAAGGGATTTGTAATCTCTGTAGCAGTCTCTCCTATGACCGTCACTGCTGCCCCTGGAAACACAAAGGTGGATAATTTCCTATTAGGAAATGAAGAAAgtctgacattttcaaaactcCGTGTTCCATTAGCATTACACCTGtgtttttagtaatttttatcCCTGTACCACCTGAACCTCTGTGGTGCTGCTCTCAGTAGCGGGAATGTCAGCAGCCAGTCTGTGTTCTTCACATTCCATCCTACATGAAAACAGTGTGCGCTACAGAGGGGTTTTGCTACATTTTGGGTTGATTTTCTAGTGTTGCTATTGATAGTACAGTAACAAACCACTGGAATAAAGACATGCGTCCCTCTCACTTTCTTTCCTGTAAGAAATGTTGTTCTACTTTGTAGAAAGTTTCCACAGGAAACAGTTTACTAAATGCCCCAATTCTTCACATGAACTCGCTGTTGTGGaactgttctgtttgtttttctccactgaCACCTGCAGGGATCGCTGTGGGCACCCAGCATGGAATGAAGAACCAAACTGCTGTCAGAGAGTTCATTCTCCTGGGATTTTCCTATGGGCTGCAGGTTCAGACGTCACTTTACCTTTCTGGCCACCTACATGGTAACAATCACTGAGAATGCCATTATTATCTTTGTGGTGAAAAGGAACCGTCACCTCCAAAAGCCCATGTGTTATTTCCTGGGGAACTTGTCCTTCCTGCAGATTTGTTATGTCTCAGTAACACTGCCCAGGCTTTTGCTTGGGTTCCGGTCCCAGAGCATGACCATCTCATTCTCCGGCTGCATGACCCAGTTATACTTCTTCATCTCCCTTATGTGCACTGAATGTGTCATCTGTGACCGCTATTTGGCTGTGTGCCATTCCCTGCGCTATCCAGCCATCAGGACGCACAAGTTGTGCCTTCAGCTGTTGATTCTCCCATGGGCAGGAGGCTTTTCCATCTCCTTGGTCAAGGTGTCTTTAGTTTCACAACTCACGTCACGAACCACTTCTTTTGTGACATCTCTCCCGTCCTGAGCCTTTCCTGCACTGACACGTCCCTTGCAGAGACAGTGCACTTTGTGTGAGCCTTGGTGGTCCTGCTGATACCTCTCCTGATCATTGTTTTCTCCTACTGCTGTATCCTGTCAACTATCTTGTGTGTGCTTCagtgcagggaaggagaaacgCCCTTTCCACTGGTACCTCCCATTTGGCTGTAGTCATGATCGTTTTCTCGGCCACTCTCTTCATGTACGCCAGGCCCAGGAGGATCCATCCGTCCAAACTCAACAAAACAGTGTCTGTCTTTTGTGCTGTGTTCACTCCAGCACTGAACCCTCTGATCTATTGTCTGAGGAACAAGGAGGTGAAAGAGAGTCTGAGAAAGACCACGGGCACAAGCTGCTTTGCACACCAGTAAGTTCTGAGGATAAGGATACGGAGGAACATGAGAGGAGTGACAAGTGTCCTTCTTGAAATGTGGTTGAGTAAACCTCTACAGCTTGTTCATCACTGACTCCGTCATCACTGACTCATTGCACTGAAGCCCGGCAAGGAAGAAATGGTATGTGGAAATGTCTCCTTCCCATTCGTGAGCGCTGTGACGCTGAATATTCTGCTACAGTATCAATAAAATAAGCCATAATAGGACTTTGGCTGATggattatttccttttgaaaatccTAAGCCCTAGATTTATAGTTTTCAAAACCATGTAGGAATATtggaaattgaaataaataactttggctttttctatggataaacaatgtttaatccaattccttaactgtattccttaaacacgtgttcattagagcaaaagcaaaacagcgcagggtgcgcgggggattcgctccgcccaacacgcacaccttttaACAACAAGAgctgtgcttaaatacagtgaGGTGTTCCATATTCacaatgaccccaggaacgcctgtacatattcataacctttcccgcttCTCATTACAAGGAGTCTCGGAGAAGCATTTCCAGTCTCCTCTTTGAGCCGCCCTGTTCGCCTGCGCTGTGTCACTTGGTGGTTTTGAGGAGGGTCTTTGGGGTCTTTGGATGAGACTTCATAAACAAGTCTCATAACTTTTTAcctagaacttaaccacctttcctttttccagcttCAGAGCCCGAGCCTCATTTGGTTACACCTGTAAACACTGAACATCTCAGCACGAATCGCAGCTGCATTTCTCGCACTGTGAAGATATTCGGGTGCTGAACTCCGAGCTCAGCGCTGGCGGGGTGAAGTTCCTCCCTGAGGGGatgaggggaggagggggcggggccaacGGCCGGCGGCGCGCGGGGCTGAGGCTGCGAGCTGCGATTGGCCGGCCGGGACGCAGCGGCCGTTCCCGCCCGAGCCTTCGGGCGAGAGACAGAGCGGGAGTGCGGGGAGCGGCCGGGACGGGGCCGCCCCACAGAGTGCCCAGAGAGCGGGGTTCTGGGACTCTGCCCCGGGAACGAGCGACAGGAGGAGAGGGAACGGCCCCGATGGTACCAGGTGACGTTCTGACTGGAGACTGGAAAGTGTTCCTCCCAGCAAGGGCTGTCgggcactgaacaggctgcccagggcagtgctggagtcgccatccctggaggggtttccACATGAGCTCCcgagggacatggggcagtgccgggggggTTATGCTTGGACTCCAGCATCTTCAAGGTGTTTGACAACCAAAAGGGTTCTGTTGCACACTCAATTTTCACACTGTCATAGAGCCCGAAGGTCCCAGCGGGGTTTGGATCAGCGTGTTCTGGAACATTCTCAGTGGGTCAGGTCTGTGTCAAGAGTGTGGTGGAAACGAAAAGAGAGAAGGTGGAGAGAACAGTGGGGAGATGGAGGAGCAAGAGTGAAGGTGAATACCAGAGAGAGCAAGTGTGTGCAGGTCAGCAGTGATcaccccaacctgccccacaaACACGGCACCCAAaactcctgcaccccaaaatactcttcccaaaccctgcacgcccagctccttccccccaaaccctgcaccaaaAACCCTGCCCCGCAATccgcacccccaaatcctccacccccagatcctgtcttcccaaaccctgcaccccaaatcctgtaccccTAAATTCAGCCCTACCAAACTATGCACCCCTAAAGCCTACAATTGAAACCTTGCACCCCCTAATCCTGCcctcccaaatcctgaaccccgaaaccctgcaccccaaaccctgcattCCCAAATGCAGCACCCCTAGTTCCTGAACacccaaacactgcacccccaaataagacagccccaaaccctgcaccccaaaatcctccaCTCCCAAAGTCTGCACCCCACAAACCTGGACCCCCACATGTGCATCCCCAAATCATGCCCTCCTGAAACGTTGCacttcaaaccctgcacccccaaatcctgccacAAACACCCTGCctccccaaaccctacaccccaagatccttcccccacctcctgaaaccccaaaccctgcaccccaaagaattcactcccaaaccttgcacctccaaatcctgcacctcaaagGCCTGAAAGCCCAAGCCCTTcgaccccatccctgcaccaccaaatcctgcaccccaaaagcctgcaccccagaatcctgcaccccaaatcctgccctaccaaacctttcactgcacagccctgcaccccaagattgTGCTACCCTAAAaactgaacccccaaatcctgcacccccagatccttgcctcccaaaactctgcaccccaaatctctcacgcccaaatccttcccccacccccctgcaccctcaaatccttcacccccaacccctgcaccccaaaactccacacctccaaatcctgaaccctgaaaccctgcacccccaaatcctgtgcccCAGTCCTATGCACCCCACACTCTGCAACCTTAAATGTTTAGCCCCAagtccctgcacccccaaaccctgcactcttAGACCTGACttctaaaccctgcacccccgaacggtgcacccccaaatcctgaagcCCCAGTTTCTTCCCTCCCATACTCTGCCGCCCCAAATCCTGGACCTCTAATCCTCCACCACCttaacactgcacccccaaatcctccagaCCCATGTCCTGAACCCAGCATCgcaaccctgccccccaaaaccTACATCCCCAGGTCCTGATCACCCAAaatctgcaccccaaaccctgctccaCTAAATTCTGCACCCTGGAACGCTGGACCCCCAAgcccctgaaccccaaatcctgccccccacAAGTGGCACCCTAAAaacctgcaccctcaaatccttTCCtgcccaacccttcaccccaaaccccttcagcccaagatcctgctgccctaaaccctgcacccccaaatcatccctcccaaccctgccccccaaaccctgtccccctAAAGCCTGACCCCTAtaccctgctccccaaaaccctgctaCCCCAAATCTTttacccccagatccttcccccaacaccctgcaatGCCAAAACCTCCACCCCTAATTCtgcctccccaaaccctgcacccccaaaaccctgcaccactAAACCTTGCACCCCGAAACCCTGCTCTCCCAGTCCTCCCCCCTAAAACTTTGCATCCCAAAACCATATacccaaagcctgcaccccacAAGTTGCACcctaaaaacctgcacc
Encoded here:
- the LOC135576122 gene encoding LOW QUALITY PROTEIN: olfactory receptor 6B1-like (The sequence of the model RefSeq protein was modified relative to this genomic sequence to represent the inferred CDS: inserted 3 bases in 2 codons; deleted 2 bases in 1 codon; substituted 1 base at 1 genomic stop codon), which gives rise to MRPHPLCVPGPGPGAEATLAQPGRLQTLCPLCAVKGGSSCWEGATRSLGGCWWRRVVGMAAARSQQGVGRGPGVLSRPSPRRGLMLKDERQRQLERVRAELEAERLRARELRCHFTAAHPGAEGGGRRQARELQRLRELIRWQRAMQIRQLLRSKEAELCQVQGMLQQQCGNAVREARDLQRQLAKERSAAPRIAVGTQHGMKNQTAVREFILLGFSYGLQVQTSLYXFLATYMVTITENAIIIFVVKRNRHLQKPMCYFLGNLSFLQICYVSVTLPRLLLGFRSQSMTISFSGCMTQLYFFISLMCTECVICDRYLAVCHSLRYPAIRTHKLCLQLLILPWAGGFSISLVKVSLVSQLXVTNHFFCDISPVLSLSCTDTSLAETVHFVXALVVLLIPLLIIVFSYCCILSTILCASVQGRRNALSTGTSHLAVVMIVFSATLFMYARPRRIHPSKLNKTVSVFCAVFTPALNPLIYCLRNKEVKESLRKTTGTSCFAHQ